GTCTAAATGACAAAATCAGACAAGCTGGCTgcaagtttgtttgttttttttacttaattttaaagtCATGTTGCACAATAGACTCATTGGAACATCAATTTAAaacagaaacaacaacaaactcatatgatcaaactaaatattatgtttttattgcaTGTCCATGGtcttaaaaaatatctttagaGGTTGACAAAAAGTCAAGAGGTTAACAAAAGCTTTAGAAAAGCCACTGCTTTTGATTTGGTAAAGTGAAATGTCTTCATATAGAGCAAGATATAACCCTTTAATGTACTGTAATTGTTACATCGACCCATAGACTGAATAAACAGCTGTCTTAAACAGAGCTCCACTGACTGCCCTCCATTATGATGCTCCACCTGAGCTGAGAATCAAATACAACTCTTTACATGTAGACCAGATACCACATTTTAAAAAGGCTCAGATTGGATGCATAAAAATCTCATCTCATAAAGCTGTTTTGCTGTTTACATACTTTAAGATTAGTGATTAGTGAAAACATCAGAAAtggttgttgtttatttatataagtGTGAAGCGGTTTGTGTccagggaagaaggaggcgggaaccggtgaATGTTTCACAAATTTTAAtcatatataataaacaatCAATCCAGACCTGGTTCACTCTCCTCCTTCACTGTCAtctgctcccggagctcctccgtgagagataCAAGGCTTCTGATATTTAAATACACAGTAGCCTActagcaaaaaaataaaaaaataaataaaatacaatatataaaatacacacatgATGTCTTTGAAAGCAGCAATGTTAATCCTTTCCAATAGCTATAATTTGaggacgtgtttttttttttttcttttttttcacagctACATACTGTGTATGTAATTATAAAGTTTACTCAATTTTTACTCAAGTTCAATGGCAACTTACTTTCATGTCTTTTGggagaattggtaaaatgtcgGCCTACATGTAAATCTGACAACTCTGATTCTGAATTGCAGCGGCGCCCATCGCCCGTAGTGTTTTAAATAACAATACATTTTACTTACACATAGGCTTATTTGAGAATGGGAATATCAGATCTTTCATGATAtagtttaaaagtttggaaatgttttaaataaaaaaagaaaagtgaaataaaaaatgaagtaaAACCAATTTCCTACAAAAGTCACACAGCGCCATTGTGGCTGCGGTGTGTCACATGACAAGCATGATGTGTCGGCAaggaaataataatacataaaaatgtgAGGTGATCATTGCCTCCAgatttaattgatttattaaaaaactcTTTAATTTTTCAcctttcccattcattttcgaTGCGGGGTCCATTCCAACCctgaagactttttttttttttttttttttttttacatacctTCAGAACAACTGaatcaagtgtgtgtgtgtgtgtgtgtgtgtgtgcgcgctcatttttgtgacatatcaggacacaaatttgtataatgacattggtatgacataggtattacaaggagagggtgacttatgaggacattaccccatgtccccatttttcaaaaggcttataaatcacacagaattagtgtttttgagaaagtaaaaatgtgcagttttctgtgatgggtaggtttaggggtaggggtagtgtagggggatagaaaatacagtttgtacagtataaaaaccattacgtctatggaatgtccccacaattcacaaaaacaaacgtgtgtgtgtttagatAGATAATGTAACAAAAGTCACAAAATCTCTCCCACTGAGATGAAGGGAACATTTTTTAATGAGGGAAACATCAAAGGCCATACAAGGGttaaaaaagtctttttttgtgtgtgttttttctaATTAGTGATGTTTCAGAATCGGCTGTCATTTCCCTCCCAACCAGGGGCTTGGAGTCAATTCGTGAACTCTGTGCTCGGAATGTCTGGGCCCTCAAAAAACTACCACCGATCAAGACCTTCAGACACCTAATTACAGCAGACCTGACCTACCCCAGCCACTGCTGTGCATTCAAGAACTTGAAGAAAAAAAGGGGGTTTGTGGCTTTGATTATTCATTGCAATAATCAAGAATAAGAAAATATGAGTGTTTGTTACATGAGTAAAGTTCTGTAGTATTTTTGACTACGACTGAACTGTGGTGTCACATAATTGGATGTCTAATGTTATGAAAGATTTTAAATATTAGGCTAGTTTTAGTGATAATGCAAAAGCTTTAAGACCTTccttttaaaagtgtattttctaGCATGCAAGCATAAGGATTTTTGCTCTTTGCCAGGTACTTAGAGGACATCATTTGTAACCTGACTGCCAGGTATAATCAACTTCAAAAGAGATCTGTTGGAACTTTTAAATTTCCTGGCCTGTACAGCAGCATGGAACCTGGCATTGACTCGGGAGATAACATCTTCAGAGACACCTACGACCACCAGGACTTTTACAGCAGCCTGCATTACCACACATACTTTGGTGGACACCCAGATGATGATGTGGGCTTTGGTGAAACACTGAAGAACCCCCAGGAAGACACCAGCCATGAGTTTGACAGTCGCTATGACTACATTGTGTGTGAGGAGGGAGAGGAGGTCGCCTGTTTCCCTGCTCCTGATGAGTTCAACCCTTGTGAGGACATCATGGGTTTCAGCTTTCTAAGAGTATCTGTGTGGTTTGTCAGTTTGCTTGCTGTGTTGGGCAACCTGTTTGTACTGTTGGTGCTGCTCACCAGCCACTACAAACTGTCTGTCTCAAGGTTTTTAATGTGCCACCTGGCCTTTGCTGACCTTTGCATGGGCATTTACCTGCTGCTCATTGCTTCCGTGGACCTCCACACACGTTCTGAATACCATAATCATGCTATTGATTGGCAAACAGGTCCAGGATGCAACATAGCTGGGTTCTTCTCCGTCTTTGCTAGTGAACTGTCGGTCTACACACTGACCACTATTACCCTGGAACGCTGGTATGCCATCACCTACGCCATGCGGCTGGACCGTAAGTTGCGTCTGTCCCATGCCTCAATCATCATGCTAGTGGGCTGGATATTTTGCCTCATATTGGCTCTTATGCCTCTCATTGGGGTCAGCAGCTACCAGAAAGTCAGCATTTGTCTTCCCATGGACACCCAGACACTTGTGGACCAGATCTTCATCCTATCTGTACTTGTTCTTAACATCCTGGCTTTTGTAGTCATTTGTGCATGCTACATCAAGATCTATTGTGCTATTCACAACCCAAGTCATCAGTCTGCCAACAAAGATACCAACATTGCGAAGCGTATGGCTGTACTCATCTTTACTGACTTTCTCTGCATAGCACCCATTTCAATGTATGCTATTACAGCTGCGTTGCACCACCCACTCATCACTGTGTCAAACTCCAAGATTCTCTTGGTGCTTTTTTATCCTCTGAATTCCTGTGCTAACCCTTTCCTCTATGCTATCTTCACCAAGGCCTTCCAAGGAGATGTCTTTATACTGCTCAGTAAAGTGGGTCTCTGTCAACGTCGGGCTCAGCTGTTCCGAGGTCAGACTGTGTCTTCGAAGGCAAGCAGCAGAGGAATCACCAGACGTGAGAGGGAGCAAACAGGAGCCAAGGAGACCCCTGTTTCCCTTCTAGAATATCCAGGCAACCCACTAGCCATCCAACAGCACGAGGACAGTGATGGTCAGGACACTTGAAGCCTACAATATATATGAGTCCAGGCAACAACAACTGGAATGTAGGCTGGAGTCCAATTAACTAACTTGCAGCACAGAAAAGACAGAAAATTAATGAATTACTTGAAAGGTCTGCATTGAAAAAAATGAGTGAATATtagtttatttaaaggtgcaataggacATTTTCGGAGAGGCTAGCAAGCAGAGCTAGCTTTCAAATCATAAGATCACACCCTTCCTTCAGAGTGTctcaaagccacgcctcctccaaaacacattaaggcacacacacactgct
This genomic window from Chanodichthys erythropterus isolate Z2021 chromosome 4, ASM2448905v1, whole genome shotgun sequence contains:
- the tshr gene encoding thyrotropin receptor → MNSCPHGCECSQWKAFAVSCMGIDVIPTFPSMTEILSLYETSLMTVPQDAFANMVNISRIYLSVDVSLRRLERHSFYNLRMLTHIEIRNTRNLTFIHPEALKNLLNLQYLGLFNTGLTIFPDLTNIQAHDSYFLLEISDNPYIAEIPSNAFLGITNDLLSVRLYSNGFTKVQHHAFNGTKLDSVYLHRNKLLTRLDERMFAGTSSGPMLLDVSESAVISLPTRGLESIRELCARNVWALKKLPPIKTFRHLITADLTYPSHCCAFKNLKKKRGYLEDIICNLTARYNQLQKRSVGTFKFPGLYSSMEPGIDSGDNIFRDTYDHQDFYSSLHYHTYFGGHPDDDVGFGETLKNPQEDTSHEFDSRYDYIVCEEGEEVACFPAPDEFNPCEDIMGFSFLRVSVWFVSLLAVLGNLFVLLVLLTSHYKLSVSRFLMCHLAFADLCMGIYLLLIASVDLHTRSEYHNHAIDWQTGPGCNIAGFFSVFASELSVYTLTTITLERWYAITYAMRLDRKLRLSHASIIMLVGWIFCLILALMPLIGVSSYQKVSICLPMDTQTLVDQIFILSVLVLNILAFVVICACYIKIYCAIHNPSHQSANKDTNIAKRMAVLIFTDFLCIAPISMYAITAALHHPLITVSNSKILLVLFYPLNSCANPFLYAIFTKAFQGDVFILLSKVGLCQRRAQLFRGQTVSSKASSRGITRRRGVRSRIHLQWFLLSSNRNTQMS